In Sphingomonas sanxanigenens DSM 19645 = NX02, the following proteins share a genomic window:
- a CDS encoding MerR family transcriptional regulator: protein MMKPVMIGQLASETSTKVTTIRFYESIGLLRSAPRTASGRRTYDASDIERLHFIRNGRRLGFSVDEIRSLMGLAQNPDQDCGAASAIAAQHLKDVEERLAQLAVLRDELAMLSQSCTKARMADCRIMKAIGKGHPQADQ, encoded by the coding sequence ATGATGAAGCCGGTGATGATTGGGCAGCTCGCCAGCGAGACCTCGACGAAGGTGACGACGATCCGCTTTTATGAGTCGATCGGGTTGCTCCGATCCGCCCCTCGCACGGCGTCGGGTCGCAGAACCTACGATGCCAGTGACATTGAGCGTTTGCACTTCATCCGCAACGGTCGCCGGCTTGGCTTCTCCGTCGACGAGATCCGTTCGTTGATGGGGCTGGCGCAGAACCCGGACCAGGATTGTGGTGCCGCCTCAGCTATCGCTGCTCAGCACCTCAAGGATGTGGAGGAGAGACTGGCGCAACTCGCGGTGTTGCGGGATGAGTTGGCAATGCTCAGCCAGAGCTGCACCAAGGCGCGCATGGCCGATTGTCGGATCATGAAGGCGATCGGCAAAGGCCACCCTCAAGCCGATCAATAA
- a CDS encoding cytochrome c/FTR1 family iron permease, with protein sequence MRLLALIRAMLSLRLLSALAALLIPAAAIAEPGDVQTAWRLLDYMAVDYGGAVANGRIKSTSEYAEMTEFAASVSTRLQGLPAKPERQALIQRAANLQAVIAEKGPTEQVATLAHGLAADLLRAYPVPLAPDKAPNLVSSDALFRQSCASCHGMTGNGRGPDAAKLATPPIAFTDAERARQRSVFALYQVVTQGIDGTAMQSFADLPNDQRWALAFRAGSFAFTDAQAREGERLWKSDPTLRRRIPDLKTLVALTPAALGAAIGDAKADPVLAFLRRHPEQVVQQAPGSLAVARAKLAESVAAARRGDARMAKELALSAYLDGFEPIEPTLTARDATLMGRIEGAMGEFRASIDRGASPDDLAEKVAVLGGLFDDAEAALAPDAATEASTFLGAFTILLREGLEALLIVVAMIAFLRKAERGEALRYVHGGWVSAIIAGGITWAVATYAIGISGASRELTEGFGSLFAAVVLLSVGIWMHGKAQADQWQRYIREKMSRALSGGSGWFLFGLAFVVVYREVFETILFYAALSAQGDNGMLLAGAGSAIGLLSLIAWAMLRYSRKLPIAQFFRYSSWLMAVLTVVLAGKGVAALQEAGLINIAPLADVPRLSMLGVFPTWQSVLAQLLMAVAIAVGFAWNGRDRSRSGSGSVTLGSN encoded by the coding sequence GTGCGTCTGCTCGCGTTGATCCGGGCAATGCTCTCGTTGCGGCTGCTCTCCGCGCTCGCGGCGCTGCTGATCCCTGCTGCGGCAATCGCCGAACCCGGCGACGTGCAAACCGCATGGCGGCTGCTCGACTATATGGCCGTCGATTATGGCGGCGCGGTCGCCAACGGTCGGATCAAGAGCACGTCGGAATATGCCGAGATGACGGAGTTCGCCGCGTCGGTCTCGACACGGCTTCAGGGCCTGCCGGCGAAGCCGGAGCGTCAAGCCCTCATCCAGCGGGCTGCCAACCTCCAGGCGGTGATCGCGGAAAAGGGACCGACTGAACAGGTGGCAACATTGGCGCACGGGCTCGCGGCCGATCTGTTGCGCGCCTACCCGGTGCCGCTCGCGCCCGATAAGGCTCCGAACCTCGTCTCCAGCGATGCCCTGTTCCGACAATCCTGCGCGTCCTGCCACGGGATGACGGGCAACGGCCGTGGCCCTGACGCCGCCAAGCTCGCTACGCCCCCGATTGCTTTCACCGATGCCGAGCGCGCGCGCCAGCGCAGCGTGTTCGCGCTCTATCAGGTGGTGACGCAAGGCATCGACGGGACCGCGATGCAGAGCTTCGCCGATCTGCCCAACGATCAGCGCTGGGCGTTAGCATTCCGAGCCGGGAGCTTCGCCTTCACGGATGCGCAGGCGCGCGAAGGCGAGCGGCTTTGGAAATCCGACCCGACCCTTCGCCGGCGCATTCCGGACCTGAAAACCCTGGTCGCGCTCACCCCGGCCGCGCTCGGCGCGGCGATCGGCGACGCCAAGGCTGACCCAGTGCTCGCGTTCCTGCGTCGTCATCCCGAACAGGTGGTACAACAGGCTCCCGGCTCGCTCGCGGTCGCCCGCGCCAAACTCGCCGAAAGCGTGGCGGCTGCGCGGCGCGGCGATGCGCGCATGGCGAAAGAGCTGGCGCTGTCGGCCTATCTCGATGGGTTCGAGCCGATCGAGCCAACACTCACCGCGCGCGACGCGACGCTGATGGGTCGAATCGAGGGCGCGATGGGGGAGTTCCGCGCCTCGATCGACCGGGGCGCGTCGCCCGATGATCTCGCGGAGAAGGTCGCAGTACTGGGCGGCCTTTTCGACGATGCGGAAGCGGCGCTCGCGCCTGATGCCGCCACCGAAGCGTCCACGTTCCTGGGCGCGTTCACGATCCTGCTGCGTGAAGGGCTCGAAGCCCTGCTCATCGTTGTCGCCATGATCGCGTTCCTGCGTAAAGCCGAGCGCGGCGAGGCGCTGCGGTACGTGCATGGCGGCTGGGTCAGCGCGATCATCGCGGGCGGGATCACCTGGGCGGTCGCCACCTATGCGATCGGGATCAGCGGTGCGAGCCGGGAGCTGACGGAAGGGTTTGGCTCGCTGTTCGCCGCGGTCGTGCTGCTCTCGGTCGGGATTTGGATGCACGGCAAGGCGCAGGCCGATCAGTGGCAGCGCTATATTCGCGAGAAGATGTCGCGGGCGCTCTCGGGCGGGTCGGGCTGGTTCCTGTTCGGGCTGGCGTTCGTCGTAGTTTATCGCGAGGTCTTCGAGACGATCCTGTTCTATGCCGCGCTTTCGGCGCAAGGTGACAACGGGATGCTTCTCGCGGGGGCCGGGTCGGCGATTGGACTGCTCAGCCTGATCGCTTGGGCCATGCTTCGCTACAGTCGCAAGCTGCCGATCGCGCAGTTCTTCCGCTATAGCTCCTGGCTCATGGCGGTCCTGACCGTCGTGCTGGCGGGTAAAGGCGTCGCCGCGCTCCAGGAAGCCGGCCTTATCAACATCGCACCGCTCGCGGACGTGCCACGGCTGTCGATGCTCGGCGTGTTTCCCACTTGGCAATCGGTGCTGGCGCAACTCCTGATGGCGGTCGCCATTGCGGTCGGGTTCGCCTGGAACGGGCGCGACCGATCCCGCTCGGGTTCCGGCTCAGTGACCCTTGGTTCGAATTAG
- a CDS encoding Mu transposase C-terminal domain-containing protein has protein sequence MTHPALVPPLAIERYRVLEPHLADGIPLADLARTGTLSERTLQRWLGRYRAEGLAGLARLPRNDRGRLHLPEHLVELTRTLATKRPRPPVAAIHRKVQELAIAHGHRTPSYAAVARVVRAIPASQIAAASDPAVYRDQHELVHRREAATSNEMWQADHTVLDILVLDDAGTPVRPWLTVIVDDHSRAIAGYFLSLDAPSALNTALALRQAIWRKPNPEWIVSGIPEQLYVDNGSDFISEHIEQACIALKIRLIHSLPGRPRGRGKIERLFRTINDMFLPDLPGHLIAGKPLSAPVLTLDELRARFEAFVCGVYHRRPHGSTGEPPITRWQKGGFLPAMPDSLEQLDMLLVHVPKPRKVLRDGIRLMGRRYVEPTLAAFVGEQVEAVYDPRDLTEINVYHQGRFVCRALSSEHAGHPSLRAIQRARRGAKERDKQVPAPTETFDGDQEDTASRPTTYRGLRLYAADD, from the coding sequence GTGACGCATCCGGCGCTTGTCCCGCCGCTGGCGATCGAGCGCTACCGCGTCCTTGAACCGCACCTCGCCGATGGCATCCCGCTCGCGGACCTCGCCCGCACCGGCACGCTGAGCGAGCGGACGTTGCAGCGCTGGCTCGGGCGCTACCGTGCCGAAGGACTTGCCGGTCTCGCGCGTCTGCCGCGCAACGATCGGGGCAGGCTGCACCTGCCGGAACATCTGGTCGAACTGACCCGCACTCTCGCCACCAAGCGCCCGCGACCCCCGGTCGCCGCCATTCACCGAAAGGTGCAGGAACTCGCCATCGCGCATGGACACCGAACCCCCAGCTATGCGGCCGTCGCGCGTGTCGTCAGGGCGATACCGGCAAGCCAGATCGCCGCAGCCTCCGATCCGGCCGTCTACCGCGACCAGCACGAGCTAGTGCATCGGCGCGAAGCCGCGACCTCGAACGAGATGTGGCAGGCCGATCATACCGTTCTCGACATTCTCGTGCTCGATGATGCCGGAACCCCGGTGCGTCCTTGGCTGACCGTCATCGTTGACGATCACAGCCGAGCCATCGCCGGTTACTTCCTCAGCCTCGATGCCCCCAGTGCCCTCAACACGGCGCTCGCCTTGCGGCAGGCGATCTGGCGCAAGCCCAATCCCGAATGGATCGTCAGCGGCATTCCCGAACAGCTTTACGTCGACAACGGCTCGGATTTCATCTCCGAGCATATCGAGCAGGCGTGCATCGCCCTCAAAATCCGCCTCATCCATTCGCTGCCGGGGCGTCCTCGCGGGCGCGGCAAGATCGAGCGGCTGTTCCGCACCATCAACGACATGTTCCTGCCCGACCTGCCCGGCCACCTGATCGCGGGCAAGCCGCTGTCGGCGCCAGTGCTCACGCTCGACGAGCTGCGCGCCCGCTTCGAGGCGTTCGTGTGCGGCGTCTATCATCGTCGCCCGCATGGCAGCACCGGCGAACCGCCGATCACGCGCTGGCAGAAGGGCGGGTTCCTGCCCGCAATGCCCGACAGCCTTGAACAGCTCGACATGCTGCTCGTGCACGTGCCCAAGCCCCGTAAAGTGCTGCGCGACGGCATCCGTCTGATGGGCAGGCGCTATGTCGAACCCACGCTCGCGGCCTTCGTCGGCGAGCAGGTCGAGGCGGTCTATGACCCCCGCGACCTGACCGAGATCAACGTCTACCACCAGGGCCGGTTCGTCTGCCGTGCGCTCAGCTCCGAGCACGCTGGGCACCCGTCGTTGCGCGCGATCCAGCGCGCCCGGCGCGGCGCGAAGGAGCGCGACAAGCAGGTGCCTGCCCCCACGGAGACCTTCGACGGCGACCAAGAGGATACGGCTTCCCGGCCCACCACCTACCGAGGGCTCCGGCTCTACGCCGCTGACGATTGA
- a CDS encoding recombinase family protein, with protein sequence MKIGYARVSTAEQNLDLQRDALKAAGCEKVITDKASGATAARPGLEKVKELLRAGDTLVVWRLDRLGRSLRDLIGWMTYLDEEKVGLLSLHEAIDTTTTSGKLTFHLFGALAEFERNLIRERTQAGLTAARARGKKGGRPAALGKEKRDLPVRLYHENTMPIAKICSMLGISKPKLYAYVRSAETKPVAA encoded by the coding sequence ATGAAAATCGGTTACGCCCGCGTATCGACCGCCGAGCAGAACCTGGACCTCCAGCGTGATGCGCTGAAGGCTGCCGGCTGCGAGAAGGTCATCACCGACAAGGCCTCCGGGGCGACTGCCGCTCGCCCTGGATTGGAAAAGGTGAAGGAGCTGCTTCGCGCCGGCGACACACTGGTGGTCTGGCGCCTCGACAGGCTCGGCCGCTCGCTCCGTGATCTGATCGGATGGATGACCTACCTCGACGAGGAAAAGGTCGGGCTGCTGAGCCTGCACGAGGCGATCGACACGACCACCACGTCGGGCAAGCTTACCTTCCACCTGTTCGGGGCATTGGCGGAGTTCGAGCGCAACCTGATCCGCGAGCGGACCCAGGCCGGTCTCACCGCAGCCCGCGCTCGCGGCAAGAAGGGTGGCCGGCCGGCCGCACTCGGCAAGGAAAAGCGCGACCTGCCCGTCAGGCTCTACCACGAGAACACGATGCCGATCGCCAAGATTTGCTCGATGCTCGGCATCTCCAAGCCAAAACTCTACGCCTATGTGCGATCGGCCGAGACCAAGCCGGTAGCCGCGTAG
- a CDS encoding site-specific integrase: MAIETAQEGQKTVVAAPEATLPVVGASADIAWTIVQMRAGERITVNEALIAAYQGASSPHSIRALKSDVEAFDAWCRRTNRIALPATAETVADYLDARAGKGSRPASLSRYKASIAKIHQLLELKDPTPAPLVKLRLQTVRREKGAAQKQARPLRFKGPVRDVERDKARGLNIRALLESCGEDLPGLRDRALLSAAYDTGLRASELVAVAIEHIEEAIDPEARLLQILRHKGDQDGEGATAYLSPRTVAAIAAWTEAAGITTGPLFRRVQVRRYKARAAVRGRPIDSISGRETWDLRKTLSKPAVKARVEYDIGTVALHPGSIGPIFRSIIGRAFDRGALPDLTADDLARLLKGISAHSTRIGLNQDLFASGEDLAGIMDALRWKSPRMPLAYNRNLAAEQGAAGRLMAKIG; this comes from the coding sequence ATGGCTATCGAAACCGCCCAGGAAGGGCAGAAAACCGTTGTGGCGGCGCCTGAGGCGACCCTGCCGGTCGTCGGGGCTTCGGCCGACATTGCGTGGACGATCGTGCAGATGCGCGCCGGCGAGCGCATCACCGTCAACGAGGCGCTGATCGCCGCCTATCAGGGCGCCTCGTCGCCCCACAGCATCCGCGCGCTCAAATCCGACGTCGAAGCGTTCGACGCCTGGTGTCGGCGCACCAACCGGATCGCGCTGCCGGCGACGGCCGAGACCGTGGCCGATTATCTCGACGCGCGGGCCGGGAAGGGGAGCCGGCCGGCCTCGCTATCCCGCTACAAGGCGTCGATCGCCAAGATCCACCAGCTGCTCGAGCTCAAGGATCCGACGCCGGCGCCGCTGGTGAAGCTGCGGCTCCAGACGGTGCGCCGCGAGAAGGGGGCTGCGCAGAAGCAGGCGCGGCCGCTGCGGTTCAAGGGCCCGGTGCGCGACGTCGAGCGCGACAAGGCGCGGGGGCTCAACATCCGCGCGCTGCTCGAGAGTTGTGGCGAGGATCTGCCGGGGCTGCGTGATCGGGCGCTGCTATCGGCCGCTTATGACACCGGGCTGCGCGCCTCCGAACTGGTGGCGGTCGCCATTGAGCATATTGAGGAGGCGATCGATCCCGAAGCGCGGCTGCTGCAGATTCTGCGTCATAAGGGCGATCAAGACGGGGAGGGGGCGACCGCCTACCTCAGCCCGCGCACCGTCGCGGCGATCGCGGCGTGGACCGAAGCGGCGGGGATCACGACAGGGCCGCTGTTCCGGCGGGTGCAGGTGCGGCGCTACAAGGCGCGGGCAGCCGTGCGCGGTCGGCCGATCGACAGCATCTCGGGCCGGGAGACGTGGGATCTGCGCAAGACGCTGTCCAAGCCGGCGGTGAAGGCGCGCGTCGAATATGACATCGGCACCGTGGCGCTGCACCCGGGCTCGATCGGACCAATCTTTCGGTCGATCATCGGCCGCGCGTTCGACCGTGGCGCGCTGCCCGATTTGACGGCGGACGATCTGGCGCGGTTGCTGAAGGGGATCAGTGCGCACTCGACGCGGATCGGGCTCAATCAGGACCTGTTCGCCAGCGGGGAGGATTTGGCCGGCATCATGGACGCGCTGCGGTGGAAGTCGCCGCGGATGCCGCTCGCTTATAATCGCAATCTCGCGGCAGAGCAGGGGGCGGCGGGGCGCCTTATGGCGAAGATTGGCTAG
- a CDS encoding AAA family ATPase, with translation MRLPGPPPTEGSGSTPLTIEFLVEQPFLATREHARFVEFAEACAHYRYIGVCHGRPGVGKTRSAREFSSFPDLGEYAALRPIAALLGEKVARCRAVFYTVSVSNTPKTIDAVLGLNLIKLGYARLTVAGGSQDEITHDAARIACPLVIVDEADRLTIKSLEHLRDMADRHGFGLILMGMPGLEKRLARYAQLYSRIGFVHEFKPLTETEMRLLLATHAGDFGISFDPAQLDAIEAQAAVIRITRGNFRLMERLFAQMRRIMTLNRVEEVTADIVQAARDCLVIGPGN, from the coding sequence ATACGGCTTCCCGGCCCACCACCTACCGAGGGCTCCGGCTCTACGCCGCTGACGATTGAGTTCCTGGTCGAGCAGCCGTTCCTGGCGACCCGCGAACATGCCCGGTTCGTCGAGTTTGCCGAAGCCTGCGCGCACTACCGCTATATCGGCGTGTGTCATGGCCGGCCGGGCGTCGGAAAGACGCGATCGGCGCGCGAGTTTTCCAGCTTCCCCGACCTGGGGGAATATGCCGCGCTCCGTCCCATTGCCGCGCTCCTTGGCGAAAAGGTCGCTCGCTGCCGCGCCGTCTTCTACACCGTGTCGGTCAGCAACACGCCCAAGACGATCGACGCGGTGTTGGGCCTCAACCTCATTAAGCTGGGCTATGCCCGGCTGACGGTCGCGGGCGGCTCGCAGGACGAAATCACCCATGACGCCGCCCGCATCGCCTGCCCCCTCGTCATCGTCGACGAGGCCGACCGCCTGACCATAAAGTCGCTCGAACATCTCCGCGACATGGCCGATCGCCACGGCTTCGGGCTGATCCTGATGGGTATGCCGGGCTTGGAGAAGCGCCTCGCCCGCTATGCCCAGCTCTACTCGCGGATCGGCTTCGTCCACGAGTTCAAACCGCTTACCGAGACCGAAATGCGGCTGCTGCTCGCGACCCACGCCGGCGATTTCGGGATCAGCTTCGACCCGGCCCAACTCGACGCGATCGAAGCGCAGGCAGCCGTGATCCGCATCACGCGCGGCAACTTCCGGCTCATGGAGCGCCTGTTCGCGCAGATGCGGCGGATCATGACCCTCAACCGCGTCGAGGAGGTCACCGCTGACATCGTTCAGGCCGCGCGCGATTGCCTCGTCATCGGACCCGGCAACTGA
- a CDS encoding cation transporter gives MNASTESCGCHGEPARAQTDPAYRRALLTVVVLNLGFGVAELFGGFIADSQALKADSLDFLGDGSISLIGLLALAWSARARAKVALTQGLFLGALGVGVIGFAIWRALNATAPDAELMGTIGVVALAINVVSALVLARFREGDANVRAIWLFSRNDALANVAVIAAAGLVAWTGSAWPDLAVAGLIALLFLHSAYEIVTGARRELGER, from the coding sequence ATGAATGCTTCTACCGAAAGCTGCGGGTGCCACGGGGAGCCCGCGCGCGCGCAAACCGATCCGGCCTATCGCCGTGCGCTGCTGACCGTCGTGGTGCTCAACCTCGGCTTCGGAGTCGCCGAGCTGTTCGGCGGGTTCATCGCCGATAGCCAAGCGCTGAAAGCGGATTCCCTCGATTTTCTCGGGGACGGGTCGATCAGCCTTATCGGTCTTCTCGCGCTTGCCTGGTCCGCACGGGCGAGGGCAAAGGTCGCGCTGACGCAGGGGTTGTTTCTCGGTGCGCTTGGCGTGGGCGTAATCGGTTTCGCGATTTGGCGCGCCCTGAACGCAACCGCGCCCGATGCCGAACTGATGGGCACAATCGGCGTTGTCGCGCTCGCGATCAATGTCGTGTCCGCCTTGGTGCTTGCGCGTTTCCGGGAAGGGGACGCCAATGTTCGCGCGATCTGGCTGTTCAGCCGCAACGACGCGCTCGCCAACGTGGCGGTGATCGCCGCGGCCGGTCTGGTGGCGTGGACAGGAAGCGCCTGGCCGGACCTCGCCGTCGCCGGCCTCATCGCCCTCCTGTTCCTCCACTCCGCTTATGAAATCGTCACTGGCGCTCGGCGCGAATTGGGAGAGCGGTAG
- a CDS encoding aspartyl protease family protein, translating to MSRRSLVARLVACGTGLVLGSPTLARQTSRSAGSWNFGAAHLEWEPLEVGTGDTLLVSAQVRGVPVRAVLDSGSGASIMSTALAAKLGLNDGERRMISGLSAKAPVLLVRDIDVQLARETRRLPFAVVGDLSSVSAAFGRPIDILLGADMFTGSCIALDFAKRRMAVVKSGTFLAGPDWRAVALGRGAKQELFIRASVSGLPPVPLMIDLGSSAALMLSSAYARDQGLLNGKLVSTAAIGGVDGVRINDAFTIQNINIEGLGVSNVPTLGMRAWLSTSTVGNVGLPLIAQFDVVFDVTAGFVWLRPLGPRRRLPMLKDRSGLGLAASPTALTVVHVAANSPAEKAGWAVGDRIVAVNGHSIDANYTRGELWQVRSRPAGTLVKLTMASGDVRELRLADYY from the coding sequence ATGTCTCGACGCTCATTAGTGGCGCGGCTGGTGGCCTGTGGAACCGGCTTGGTGCTCGGTTCTCCAACGCTCGCGCGACAGACTTCCCGGTCTGCGGGCTCGTGGAACTTCGGTGCGGCTCACCTCGAATGGGAGCCGCTGGAAGTCGGCACGGGTGATACCCTCCTTGTTTCGGCACAAGTGCGCGGAGTGCCGGTGCGGGCGGTGCTCGACAGTGGCAGCGGCGCGTCGATCATGAGCACGGCGCTCGCGGCGAAGCTCGGCTTGAACGATGGTGAGCGGCGCATGATTAGCGGGCTGAGCGCCAAGGCCCCGGTGCTGCTGGTCCGCGACATCGACGTACAGCTCGCCCGCGAAACCCGTCGCTTACCCTTTGCCGTCGTTGGTGATCTGAGTTCAGTGTCGGCGGCCTTCGGACGACCGATCGATATCCTCCTCGGTGCCGATATGTTCACGGGTAGCTGCATCGCGCTCGATTTCGCGAAAAGGCGTATGGCGGTCGTCAAGTCAGGCACGTTTCTCGCCGGTCCCGACTGGCGCGCTGTCGCGCTCGGGCGCGGTGCCAAGCAGGAGCTGTTCATTCGAGCTTCCGTCTCGGGTTTGCCTCCCGTGCCCTTGATGATCGATCTTGGCAGCTCGGCCGCGCTGATGCTCTCGTCGGCCTATGCCCGCGATCAAGGGCTGTTGAACGGGAAGCTCGTCTCGACCGCGGCGATCGGCGGCGTCGATGGTGTGCGTATCAACGATGCTTTCACGATCCAGAACATCAACATCGAAGGGCTTGGCGTCTCGAACGTCCCCACACTCGGGATGAGAGCTTGGCTCTCCACCAGCACGGTTGGCAATGTCGGCCTACCGCTGATCGCTCAATTCGACGTGGTGTTCGACGTGACCGCCGGATTCGTGTGGCTCCGGCCACTCGGTCCTCGTCGTCGCCTGCCGATGCTGAAGGACCGTAGCGGCCTTGGCCTCGCAGCCTCACCAACGGCGCTCACCGTTGTTCATGTGGCGGCGAACAGTCCCGCGGAAAAGGCTGGCTGGGCGGTCGGCGACCGGATCGTGGCGGTGAACGGCCATTCGATCGATGCGAACTATACGCGTGGGGAGCTCTGGCAAGTGCGCTCCCGGCCTGCTGGCACCCTCGTAAAGCTGACGATGGCCTCGGGTGATGTGCGCGAGCTCAGGCTGGCCGATTATTATTGA